The Elgaria multicarinata webbii isolate HBS135686 ecotype San Diego chromosome 4, rElgMul1.1.pri, whole genome shotgun sequence genome contains a region encoding:
- the RD3 gene encoding protein RD3 encodes MSLASWFGWNEPPSRISQRSPTEMVMETLMMELSWQIKEAEKQQRERENEYRKIKSGVDYGWLVSHPKHSYDISPGERLQLEDMCSKIHPSYCGPVIIRFRQLVAEYEPEPSEVSRIFRSVLHDAAEKIKEEEEAKKLARQWNTRQKTSLSLTTFKSRARILPFSSDIKTISEDVERGTDPTRRVWSMPEFRSTKDY; translated from the exons ATGTCGCTGGCTTCCTGGTTTGGGTGGAATGAACCCCCCAGTCGCATTTCCCAGAGGAGCCCGACAGAAATGGTGATGGAGACCCTTATGATGGAGCTCAGCTGGCAGATCAAGGAAGCTGAGAAACAGCAGCGGGAGCGAGAAAATGAGTACCGCAAGATAAAGTCGGGTGTCGATTATGGCTGGCTGGTTAGCCACCCAAAGCACAGCTATGATATCAGCCCAGGGGAGCGCCTGCAGCTGGAAGACATGTGCTCCAAAATACATCCCTCCTACTGTGGGCCCGTTATTATTAG ATTTCGGCAGCTTGTTGCTGAATATGAACCAGAGCCATCGGAAGTATCTCGGATTTTCCGTTCTGTTCTGCACGATGCCGCCGAGAAGatcaaagaggaagaagaggcaaaGAAGCTTGCGAGGCAATGGAACACGAGGCAGAAAACCAGCCTCTCTCTCACGACCTTCAAATCCCGAGCCAGGATTTTGCCATTCAGCAGTGATATTAAGACCATTTCTGAAGACGTTGAGAGAGGCACTGATCCGACCAGGAGAGTATGGAGCATGCCTGAATTCAGGAGTACCAAGGACTACTGA